TCGATGAATTTAATCGTCGAGGAACAAAACCTACCGACAATGCTCATGCAAAGTCACCAGAGTCGGCGACGGCGAGCTCCAACATTTCAGATGCACCTCGAACGTCTCCTCAAACGCAGCGAAGCGCTGGCCCGATACGAGGCTCTTCGGAAGGAATCGCCAATTCTTCCCCTAAATGCGATGCATCATCTCGAGGTGTTACTCAAGCTCATGCAGCGTGGGGCTTGAAAAAATCGTTTCAGTCTTACATCACGGGTTCTATAGCAAAGGGACAATGGAACCTTGATGGTGTTGGTTATTCCAACGGAGAGTTCACCTTTGCTGGTGTTTCGGGAGCAGTGAACCCCCAAGCAAAATCTGGATCGGTAAAATTTGGCGGAACGATGCGTTTTAGTGGTCATCACGGCATCTTGGACCTCAATATTTCCAATCCAGAAGTTGTTTTCAACGGTGCTACCGGAACTTTGTTCGCCCAGGTTCGTTCGTCTGATATGGAAGGCAAGAAGTCAGATTATGGTCGAGTAGCTATCGGCAATCTTACTTTTAGTTCTTTGAATGCTTCTGAAACCGCTGTTAGCGGTAAAGCCACAATGACATTGCATCCGGATGGTGCTGGCGCATTCGCCGGCTTCTATGATGCTGGTTCTGAACTTGACCCGATCACTTTTGATGCCCAGCTTGGTGGAGCAGCAGATTGTTCTGCTGGAGCACATGCAACCGCTGTTCCTGCTTCAGGTGGGAAGGAATCGACGATTCCTTCCGGAAAATCTGAAGGGGGTACTTCTGCGGGCTATGAGAATGGCGCTAAGAATTTCAAGATCCGTTCCGCAGCAACGGATGATTCCGGTATTGATCCCAATATGTATGTTCTGCTCGTGATCGCTGCGTTTGTTGTGGCTGGCGGAAGTATGGGGCGCCTAGTTGTTAATAATCCGGTGTAGGAGATATGAGATGAAATCTTTGCTTCGTGCTTGTATGGCCGTAGTGTGTGCGTGCGCATTGGTGAGTTGTGGTGTTCAGGGCACATATGATTCGACGAAGGATCTCCGAGAGTCATTGCCCAAGGCTGGTGACGTCAAGGATCCGCGTACTTTTACAGGTGTATCTGATGTGCGTGATTTTGATGATGTGCAGCCTGTTTCGGAATCCGTGAGCCCTTCGTTGCCTGTACATCTCACGGATGCTGATGGTTTTGATGTTGAGGTTACGGATGTTTCTCGCATTATTGCCTTGGATATTTATGGCACGTATACGAAGACTTTGGAAGGCTTGGGGCTCGCTGACAAAATTGTTGGCAGGACTGTGTCATCGACAGAGAACGTGCTTAAAGATGTTCCTGTTGTAACCGAGGGTGGCCATAACATCAATGTTGAAGCTGTGTTGAGCTTGCATCCGTCATTGCTGATCGTTGATCATTCGATTGGTCCGCGTGATGCAATTGATCAGATTCGCAATGCTGGCGTTACTACTGTGGTGATGGAGCCAACTCGTACGATTGACTCTGTTTCGGAAGATATCAAGACGTTGGGTGGCGTAGTCGGACTTAGCGAAGAAGCGTCGATTCTTGCCGAACGTAGCGTTCATGAGATTTCTGCGGCTCGTGAGGCGATTGCCGCGATCGCTCCTTCTGATCCAATGCGCGTGGCATTTTTGTATGCGCGTGGAAACGGCGGTGTGTTCTTCATCATGGGTGAGGGCACAGGTGCGAAGGATTTGATTGAGGGCGTTGGTGCGAAGGACATGGGCGCTGAGTACAAACTCTCTTATGCTGAACCTGCAAACGCTGAGGCTTTGGCAAAGATTAATCCTGAGGCGATCATCATGATGACAGCTGGTTTGGAATCGACTGGTGGAATTGATGGTTTATTGGCGCGACCAGGTGTGGCGCAGACGATTGCTGGAAAGAATCGTCGAGTCATTACGATCCCTGATGGGCAGTCTTTGGCGTTCGGCCCGATGACTGGTCAGACGCTTCTTCGCACGGCACAGGCTTTGTATGATCCACAGGTATAGCAAGCGTAGCGACGACGTGTTCGTTCTTCGGGCGCGTCGTCGAGTGATGTTGTTTGTTGTCTTAGTGGCGTTGGTGATGGCATCAGTTGTTACGTCGTTGGCGTTGGGCCAGTACTATGTTCCGCTTCGCGACTTATTGACGATTCTTGCTCAGCCTGATTCAAGCAGCTTGATGCATAACGTTATTTGGGAGATCCGTCTTCCTCGGATTGTGTTGGGTTTGTTGGTTGGCGCATGCCTTGGTGTGGCTGGCACTCTCATGCAAGCCGTTTTTGCGAATCCACTTGCGGAGCCGTCGATTATCGGGGTTACTTCTGGAGCAGGTGTGGGTGCAGCTGCTGTGATTGTATTCAATGTGGGAATTTTGGGTACTTTTACTGTTCCTGCAGCAGCATTTTTGAGTGCGGTTGTTGTGACGGTCATTATTTATCAGCTGGCTCGGCATCAAGGTAAGGTCGCGATCGTCAATTTGATTTTGACTGGTATTGCCATTAATGCTGTGTGTAATGCATTGAT
The sequence above is drawn from the Corynebacterium rouxii genome and encodes:
- a CDS encoding HtaA domain-containing protein, which codes for MRSPRTVTIEKRSLGLMAAAVLTLAPLAISTAPAQAADSNQCSFNWGIRQSYRHYILKGAAGKTGGQWATQGIGFSGDKTGNDGAFNFTPGKARIDGNSATIPFPGLINFKGHDHGSGVYLLDMTFSDWKVVTHGSTADILVDYVSYDSDMSNTKDRGPKITGDDVVLATIKLNTPADPASGAIDLSGSTTLSPEGSKLFIAYDAASPLDPTSGIVALDGSCPSPIGSNSDGSGRNGNKKRSVQSISGNFTGFNKEAMAILSETNDTMNAITIFMDNTGEFLDELDEFNRRGTKPTDNAHAKSPESATASSNISDAPRTSPQTQRSAGPIRGSSEGIANSSPKCDASSRGVTQAHAAWGLKKSFQSYITGSIAKGQWNLDGVGYSNGEFTFAGVSGAVNPQAKSGSVKFGGTMRFSGHHGILDLNISNPEVVFNGATGTLFAQVRSSDMEGKKSDYGRVAIGNLTFSSLNASETAVSGKATMTLHPDGAGAFAGFYDAGSELDPITFDAQLGGAADCSAGAHATAVPASGGKESTIPSGKSEGGTSAGYENGAKNFKIRSAATDDSGIDPNMYVLLVIAAFVVAGGSMGRLVVNNPV
- a CDS encoding heme/hemin ABC transporter substrate-binding protein; translation: MKSLLRACMAVVCACALVSCGVQGTYDSTKDLRESLPKAGDVKDPRTFTGVSDVRDFDDVQPVSESVSPSLPVHLTDADGFDVEVTDVSRIIALDIYGTYTKTLEGLGLADKIVGRTVSSTENVLKDVPVVTEGGHNINVEAVLSLHPSLLIVDHSIGPRDAIDQIRNAGVTTVVMEPTRTIDSVSEDIKTLGGVVGLSEEASILAERSVHEISAAREAIAAIAPSDPMRVAFLYARGNGGVFFIMGEGTGAKDLIEGVGAKDMGAEYKLSYAEPANAEALAKINPEAIIMMTAGLESTGGIDGLLARPGVAQTIAGKNRRVITIPDGQSLAFGPMTGQTLLRTAQALYDPQV
- a CDS encoding FecCD family ABC transporter permease — protein: MIHRYSKRSDDVFVLRARRRVMLFVVLVALVMASVVTSLALGQYYVPLRDLLTILAQPDSSSLMHNVIWEIRLPRIVLGLLVGACLGVAGTLMQAVFANPLAEPSIIGVTSGAGVGAAAVIVFNVGILGTFTVPAAAFLSAVVVTVIIYQLARHQGKVAIVNLILTGIAINAVCNALISFLVYLAPTSNREEIVFWQMGSLNGAQWKHVWVVAPIALVGIVMSSQIGKQLDVLALGERAAGHTGINVGRLRIIAIAASTILTAAAVSFAGLIGFVGLIVPHLLRSISGPENRLLLPASALAGAVLIACADVAARTMIPFADLPIGIFTALVGGPTFFVLLRRMLKKGSVH